One genomic segment of Mycolicibacterium psychrotolerans includes these proteins:
- a CDS encoding ABC transporter substrate-binding protein: MAHRTRARHVTVLAAVLAVVGALGLTSCSQGAADSVDYAVDGTLITYNTNTVAGAASGGPQAFARVLTGFNYHGPDGQIVGDHDFGTISVVGRSPLVLDYEIKPEAVYSDGKPITCDDMVLAWASQSGRFPSFDAASRAGYTDIATVDCTPGQKKARVSFAQDRGFTDYGQLFAATSMMPSHVIADELGLGDGGVTTALLSNDGPVVERIAQVWNNTWNLSPDLDLKRFPSSGPYRIDAVTGDGAVVLVANDKWWGTKPVTAKVTVWPRSADLQDRVNEGAFDVVDIAAGSSGTLNLPDDYTRTDSPSAGVEQLIFAPQGPLAAVPARRALALCTPRDVIARNASVSPANARLNPASEDAYSAAEATPQVNEFAVANPDAARAALGNQPLTVRIGYQTPNARLAATVGAMAKSCGPAGISVQDVAGENTGPLSLRNNEIDVLIASTGGAAGSGSTGSSAMDAYTLHSGNGNNLPRYANERIDGIISTLAVTSDPKELARLLAEAGPILWGDMPTLPLYRQQRTLLASTKMYAVSGNPTRWGAGWNMDRWKLSQ, encoded by the coding sequence ATGGCCCACCGCACCCGTGCGCGGCACGTCACTGTCCTCGCGGCCGTGCTCGCCGTCGTCGGCGCCCTCGGCCTGACCTCGTGCTCGCAGGGCGCGGCCGATTCGGTCGACTACGCCGTGGACGGCACGCTGATCACGTACAACACCAACACCGTGGCCGGCGCGGCCTCGGGCGGGCCGCAGGCGTTCGCGCGGGTGCTCACCGGCTTCAACTACCACGGTCCGGACGGCCAGATCGTCGGCGACCACGACTTCGGCACGATCTCGGTGGTCGGCCGCAGCCCGCTGGTGCTCGACTACGAGATCAAACCCGAGGCCGTCTACTCCGACGGCAAACCCATCACGTGCGATGACATGGTGCTGGCGTGGGCATCGCAGTCCGGCCGGTTCCCGTCGTTCGACGCGGCCAGCCGGGCCGGCTACACCGACATCGCGACCGTGGACTGCACGCCGGGCCAGAAGAAGGCGCGCGTCTCGTTCGCCCAGGACCGCGGGTTCACCGATTACGGGCAGCTGTTCGCCGCCACCTCGATGATGCCGTCGCACGTCATCGCAGACGAGCTCGGCCTGGGTGACGGCGGCGTCACGACGGCGCTGCTGAGCAATGACGGCCCGGTGGTCGAGCGGATCGCGCAGGTGTGGAACAACACCTGGAACCTGTCCCCGGACCTGGATCTCAAACGCTTCCCGTCCTCGGGGCCCTACCGCATCGACGCCGTGACCGGCGACGGCGCGGTGGTGCTGGTGGCCAACGACAAGTGGTGGGGCACAAAGCCGGTCACGGCCAAGGTGACCGTGTGGCCGCGCAGCGCGGATCTGCAGGACCGAGTCAACGAAGGCGCCTTCGACGTCGTCGACATCGCCGCCGGATCGTCGGGAACGCTGAACCTGCCCGACGACTACACGCGCACCGACTCGCCGTCGGCCGGCGTGGAACAGCTCATCTTCGCCCCGCAGGGGCCGCTGGCCGCCGTGCCCGCCCGCCGGGCGCTCGCCCTGTGCACCCCGCGCGACGTCATCGCGCGCAACGCCTCGGTGTCCCCGGCCAATGCGCGGTTGAACCCCGCGAGCGAGGACGCCTACTCGGCGGCGGAGGCCACCCCGCAGGTCAACGAGTTCGCGGTCGCCAACCCCGACGCGGCGCGGGCCGCGCTGGGCAACCAGCCGCTGACCGTGCGCATCGGCTACCAGACGCCCAACGCCCGGCTGGCCGCCACCGTGGGTGCGATGGCGAAGTCCTGCGGACCCGCAGGGATCAGCGTCCAGGACGTGGCGGGGGAGAACACCGGCCCACTGTCGTTGCGCAACAACGAGATCGACGTGCTGATCGCGAGCACCGGCGGTGCGGCGGGCAGCGGGTCCACCGGATCCTCTGCGATGGACGCCTACACCCTGCACAGCGGCAACGGCAACAATCTGCCGCGCTATGCCAACGAGCGCATCGACGGCATCATCTCGACGCTCGCAGTGACCTCCGACCCCAAGGAACTGGCCCGGCTGCTCGCCGAGGCGGGCCCGATCCTGTGGGGCGACATGCCCACGCTGCCGCTGTACCGTCAGCAGCGGACTCTGCTGGCATCGACGAAGATGTATGCGGTGAGCGGCAATCCGACGCGCTGGGGCGCGGGATGGAATATGGACCGATGGAAGCTGAGCCAGTGA
- a CDS encoding biotin carboxylase has protein sequence MNERPSFISKVFGSRGLKGISEIRTFFRTNEQPIFFVGPTAFNLLGIDRWVRGVEYIVYYDSWDSAHPRVFTPSSKPYVEFESSEEINNYLLRDAEVQRFMEARCAGPGRRPMIAMVFFDEETEEICRELDYTLILPPDSLRRHLDSKIVTTQLGEEAGAPSVPNVLGRADSYEELSALAAEAGLGSDLVVQTPYGDSGKTTFFITSLREWDRDCENIVGQDLKIMKRINNHAVAVEAVNTKHGTVVGPFMTDLTGYPELTPYRGGWCGNDLFPEALSELHRAIAIRHVQRLGDRLRKEGYKGFFEVDVLVDLDSDEVYLGELNPRISGASSITNVTAGAYSDIPLFLFHLLEFMNVDYVVDVEEINERWRELAAVDVWAQLIMKEPNDSVERVLAAPATGSYRLDEDGSLRFTGVTNDWHDVTHEDECFYLRVYGPGDYRFKGADLGILVTKGRMQTSDGLTQRCRSYIDGIRSMYVSEPLPEPPSVTPISYVK, from the coding sequence ATGAACGAGCGACCGAGCTTCATATCGAAAGTCTTCGGATCCCGCGGATTGAAGGGGATCTCCGAGATCCGCACGTTCTTCCGGACCAACGAGCAGCCCATCTTCTTCGTCGGCCCGACGGCATTCAACCTGCTCGGAATCGACCGCTGGGTCCGCGGCGTCGAGTACATCGTCTATTACGACTCATGGGACTCCGCCCATCCGCGGGTCTTCACCCCGTCGAGTAAGCCGTATGTGGAGTTCGAAAGCAGCGAGGAGATCAACAACTACCTGCTGCGTGACGCCGAGGTGCAGAGATTCATGGAGGCACGGTGCGCTGGGCCCGGTCGGCGCCCGATGATCGCCATGGTGTTCTTCGATGAGGAAACCGAGGAGATCTGCCGCGAACTCGACTACACGCTGATCCTGCCGCCGGATTCGCTGCGCCGGCATCTCGACTCCAAGATCGTCACCACGCAATTGGGCGAGGAAGCCGGCGCCCCGTCGGTGCCCAACGTGCTGGGTCGAGCGGACAGCTACGAAGAACTCTCCGCGCTGGCCGCCGAGGCAGGCCTGGGCTCTGACCTGGTGGTGCAGACTCCGTACGGCGACTCGGGCAAGACGACGTTCTTCATCACCTCCCTGCGCGAATGGGACCGCGACTGCGAGAACATCGTCGGCCAGGATCTGAAGATCATGAAGCGGATCAACAACCACGCCGTCGCGGTCGAAGCGGTCAACACCAAGCACGGCACGGTCGTCGGCCCGTTCATGACCGATCTCACCGGCTATCCCGAACTCACGCCCTACCGCGGCGGCTGGTGCGGCAACGACCTTTTCCCCGAGGCCCTTTCGGAGCTCCACCGCGCCATCGCCATCCGCCATGTGCAACGCCTCGGCGACCGGCTGCGCAAAGAGGGCTACAAGGGCTTCTTCGAGGTCGATGTGCTGGTCGACCTCGACTCCGACGAGGTGTACCTGGGCGAACTGAACCCACGGATCTCCGGGGCCTCGTCGATCACCAACGTGACCGCCGGCGCCTACTCCGACATCCCGTTGTTCCTGTTCCACCTTCTGGAGTTCATGAACGTCGACTACGTCGTCGACGTCGAGGAGATCAACGAGCGCTGGCGTGAGCTCGCCGCGGTGGACGTCTGGGCCCAGCTGATCATGAAAGAGCCGAACGACTCCGTCGAGCGCGTCCTCGCAGCACCTGCCACCGGTAGCTACCGGTTGGATGAGGACGGAAGCCTGCGCTTCACTGGCGTCACCAACGACTGGCACGACGTCACCCACGAGGACGAGTGTTTCTACCTTCGGGTGTATGGACCCGGCGACTACCGGTTCAAGGGCGCCGACCTGGGAATCCTGGTCACCAAGGGCCGCATGCAGACCTCCGACGGACTGACCCAGCGCTGTCGAAGCTACATCGACGGGATCCGCTCGATGTACGTGAGCGAGCCACTTCCCGAGCCCCCGAGTGTGACACCCATCAGCTACGTCAAGTAG
- a CDS encoding RelA/SpoT family protein — MAGEIQADPRAGQASPAVAAGPETQPMELPRPDASKAATSASRRVRARLARRMTSQRSTVNPVLEPLVAVHREIYPKADLSLLQKAYEVAEQRHADQMRKSGDPYITHPLAVANILAELGMDTTTLIAALLHDTVEDTGYTLEALTQEFGTEVGHLVDGVTKLDKVALGTAAEGETIRKMIIAMARDPRVLVIKVADRLHNMRTMRFLPPEKQARKARETLEVIAPLAHRLGMATVKWELEDLSFAILHPKKYEEIVRLVADRAPSRDTYLAKVRAEINATLNASKINAVVEGRPKHYWSIYQKMIVKGRDFDDIHDLVGVRILCDEVRDCYAAVGVVHSLWQPIAGRFKDYIAQPRFGVYQSLHTTVVGPEGKPLEVQIRTTDMHKTAEYGIAAHWRYKEAKGRNTPPGGHVATEIDDMAWMRQLLDWQREAADPGEFLESLRYDLAVQEIFVFTPKGDVVTLPTGSTPVDFAYAVHTEVGHRCIGARVNGRLVALERKLENGEVVEVFTSKAQNAGPSRDWQTFVVSPRAKAKIRQWFAKERREEALESGKDAIAREVRRGGLPLQRLMNGENMAALARELRYLDVSALYTAVGEGHVSARHVVQRLVAQIGGDDEAADELAERSTPATMPVRQRTSDDVGVAVPGAPGVLTKLAKCCTPVPGDNIMGFVTRGGGVSVHRTDCTNAASLEQQSERIIDVQWAPSPSSVFLVAIQVEALDRHRLLSDVTRVLADEKVNILSASVTTSNDRVAISRFTFEMGDPKHLGHVLNVVRSVEGVYDVYRVTSAA; from the coding sequence ATGGCCGGCGAGATCCAGGCAGATCCCCGTGCGGGCCAGGCTTCTCCCGCCGTGGCGGCCGGTCCGGAGACCCAGCCGATGGAGCTGCCGCGCCCGGACGCGTCCAAGGCCGCGACGAGTGCGTCGCGCCGGGTCCGTGCCCGGCTGGCCCGCCGGATGACCTCACAGCGCAGCACCGTCAATCCGGTGCTCGAACCGCTGGTCGCGGTGCACCGGGAGATCTACCCGAAAGCCGACCTGTCCCTGCTGCAGAAGGCCTACGAGGTCGCCGAGCAGCGCCACGCCGACCAAATGCGCAAGTCCGGCGACCCCTACATCACCCACCCGCTGGCCGTGGCGAACATCCTGGCCGAGCTAGGGATGGACACCACAACGCTGATCGCCGCGCTGCTGCACGACACCGTCGAGGACACCGGTTACACGCTGGAGGCGCTGACCCAGGAGTTCGGCACCGAGGTCGGCCACCTCGTCGACGGCGTGACCAAGCTGGACAAGGTCGCCCTCGGCACGGCGGCCGAGGGCGAGACGATCCGCAAGATGATCATCGCGATGGCACGCGACCCGCGGGTGCTGGTGATCAAGGTGGCCGACCGGCTGCACAACATGCGCACGATGCGGTTCCTACCGCCGGAGAAGCAGGCGCGCAAAGCCCGGGAGACGCTGGAAGTCATTGCGCCCCTTGCTCATCGGCTGGGCATGGCGACGGTCAAGTGGGAGTTGGAGGATCTGTCGTTCGCGATCCTGCATCCCAAGAAGTACGAGGAGATCGTGCGGCTGGTCGCCGACCGGGCCCCGTCGCGCGACACCTATCTGGCCAAGGTGCGCGCCGAGATCAACGCGACGCTGAACGCCTCGAAGATCAACGCCGTCGTCGAGGGCAGGCCGAAGCACTACTGGTCGATCTATCAGAAGATGATCGTCAAGGGCCGCGACTTCGACGACATCCACGACCTGGTGGGCGTGCGGATCCTGTGCGACGAAGTGCGCGACTGCTATGCCGCGGTCGGCGTGGTGCACTCGCTGTGGCAGCCGATCGCCGGCCGGTTCAAGGACTACATCGCCCAGCCGCGGTTCGGGGTGTACCAGTCGTTGCACACCACGGTCGTCGGGCCTGAGGGCAAGCCGCTGGAGGTGCAGATCCGCACCACCGACATGCACAAGACCGCCGAGTACGGCATCGCCGCGCACTGGCGCTACAAGGAGGCCAAGGGTCGCAACACCCCTCCCGGCGGACACGTGGCCACCGAGATCGACGACATGGCGTGGATGCGTCAGCTTCTCGACTGGCAGCGGGAGGCCGCCGACCCGGGGGAGTTCCTCGAGTCGCTGCGCTACGACCTCGCGGTGCAGGAGATCTTCGTGTTCACCCCCAAGGGGGACGTGGTCACGCTGCCGACGGGGTCGACGCCGGTGGACTTCGCCTACGCGGTGCACACCGAGGTGGGTCACCGCTGCATCGGGGCCCGGGTCAACGGCCGGCTGGTCGCGCTGGAACGCAAACTCGAGAACGGCGAAGTGGTCGAGGTCTTCACGTCGAAGGCCCAGAATGCCGGCCCGTCGCGGGACTGGCAGACGTTCGTGGTGTCGCCGCGGGCGAAGGCCAAGATCCGGCAGTGGTTCGCCAAGGAACGCCGCGAGGAGGCACTCGAGTCCGGCAAGGACGCGATCGCCCGCGAGGTGCGCCGCGGCGGACTTCCGTTGCAGCGCTTGATGAACGGCGAGAACATGGCCGCGCTCGCGCGGGAGTTGCGCTACCTGGACGTGTCGGCGCTCTACACCGCGGTCGGCGAGGGGCACGTATCGGCCCGGCATGTGGTGCAGCGGCTGGTCGCCCAGATCGGCGGCGACGACGAGGCCGCCGACGAGCTGGCGGAGCGGTCGACGCCGGCGACCATGCCGGTGCGGCAGCGCACCAGCGACGACGTCGGGGTCGCGGTGCCGGGGGCGCCCGGGGTGCTGACCAAGCTCGCCAAGTGCTGCACGCCGGTGCCCGGGGACAACATCATGGGCTTCGTGACGCGCGGCGGCGGGGTGAGTGTGCACCGCACCGATTGCACCAACGCCGCGTCGCTGGAGCAGCAGTCAGAGCGCATCATCGACGTGCAGTGGGCGCCGTCGCCGTCGTCGGTGTTCCTGGTCGCGATCCAGGTCGAGGCGCTCGACCGGCACCGGTTGCTCTCCGACGTCACCCGGGTGCTCGCCGACGAGAAGGTGAACATCCTGTCAGCGTCGGTGACGACGTCCAACGATCGCGTCGCGATCAGCCGGTTCACCTTCGAGATGGGCGACCCCAAGCATCTCGGCCACGTGCTCAACGTGGTCCGCAGCGTGGAGGGCGTCTACGACGTCTACCGCGTCACGTCGGCAGCCTGA
- a CDS encoding C45 family autoproteolytic acyltransferase/hydolase, with protein MSALLTELATPHLPSPDAHWQEWLDYGLHWASVDERHATVESAGAIARGSMAGLASETTRNLTLHAYRETRPGPRWQALYAATWPAYRRWYAREGLAARPSLDECRRALAQHLPELIPTWERLCHLTGDDPVAARMLSMWGLPAFSVGCSQVVIPGEQPILIRNYDYDQALFEGVIASTNYSGQRRVLGTSDMLWGLLDGMNEDGLAVSLTFGGRPGGGEGFGIPIVLRYVLETCATVEQGVSALRRIPVAQSYNVALVDTTGSHATVFVAPEQPAIISQLEATTNHRLNQVEYPATAARFNSVGRLTQLDQLRSNRASGEHLVAAMLQPPLRNNEFEIGFGTLYTANYEPAAGTATWHWPETSWTRRFNDPDGVRTVELAS; from the coding sequence ATGAGCGCACTTCTGACTGAACTCGCAACCCCGCATCTCCCCTCGCCTGATGCTCATTGGCAGGAGTGGCTCGACTACGGCCTGCACTGGGCCTCGGTGGACGAGCGACACGCGACGGTGGAATCGGCTGGGGCCATCGCGCGAGGCTCGATGGCCGGACTTGCCAGTGAGACCACGCGCAATCTGACCCTCCACGCCTACCGAGAGACCAGGCCGGGCCCCCGTTGGCAGGCGCTTTACGCGGCAACATGGCCGGCCTATCGGCGCTGGTATGCCCGGGAAGGGCTGGCCGCCCGACCCTCTCTGGACGAATGCCGGCGCGCGCTTGCCCAACATCTCCCTGAGCTGATACCTACCTGGGAAAGGCTCTGTCACCTGACCGGTGACGACCCGGTCGCGGCCCGCATGCTGTCGATGTGGGGGCTTCCGGCTTTCAGCGTGGGTTGTTCCCAAGTTGTGATCCCCGGTGAGCAGCCGATCTTGATCCGAAATTACGACTACGACCAGGCGCTCTTCGAAGGCGTCATCGCGTCCACCAACTACTCTGGACAGCGCCGGGTGCTGGGAACGAGCGACATGCTCTGGGGTCTGCTGGACGGGATGAACGAGGACGGGCTGGCCGTCTCGCTGACCTTCGGTGGCCGACCGGGCGGTGGCGAGGGCTTCGGGATCCCCATCGTGTTGCGCTATGTGCTGGAGACCTGTGCCACCGTCGAACAAGGAGTCAGCGCTCTCCGGCGGATTCCCGTTGCGCAGTCCTACAACGTGGCGTTGGTCGACACCACTGGTAGTCACGCTACGGTTTTTGTCGCCCCCGAGCAGCCTGCCATCATCAGCCAACTCGAAGCGACGACCAACCACCGGCTCAATCAAGTCGAATACCCCGCGACCGCCGCTCGATTCAACAGCGTTGGGCGACTCACGCAATTGGACCAGCTGCGATCCAACCGTGCATCGGGCGAGCACCTCGTCGCGGCGATGCTGCAGCCACCGTTGCGCAACAACGAATTCGAGATCGGCTTCGGCACTCTGTACACCGCCAACTATGAGCCCGCAGCCGGAACCGCCACATGGCATTGGCCCGAGACGTCATGGACGCGACGCTTCAACGACCCTGACGGTGTACGCACGGTGGAACTGGCCTCATGA
- a CDS encoding serine hydrolase domain-containing protein — protein MSDVPLMSGFPPDQESLVTLANWQDAPFNRWAFQHLREVIPTHHIPRGSGPVAPLAPATQPLAPESVTVHRLEGQASTLAEVLADTWTDAVVIVHDGRIVLESYGNGMTAQTPHLLMSVTKSVVGCVTGILADQGLLDPDEQVSTYVPEVAGSGYGGATVRDLLDMRTGVVFSEEYTDPQAEVRVMERYMGWRPGIDGDELGGMYSYLATLALGGAHGGPFVYRSADTDMLGWVCERAAGRRMAELISTLIWQPMGAEFDADITCDAVGSAIHDGGMSAHARDLARFGQLLLDDGFVADDAVVPKQWLTQARTIDPDVRAAFVSSDSEPFLTGGWYRNQFWFIPGVLGDLQLCLGIHGQMILVDRATRTVSVKFSTWPAAQNPVYLLDTIRAFVAAGQHAAGLAERAPAHRKGTGPIGVVEGRERGHS, from the coding sequence ATGTCGGATGTGCCGCTGATGTCGGGGTTCCCGCCAGATCAGGAATCGCTGGTGACATTGGCGAACTGGCAGGATGCACCCTTCAACCGGTGGGCCTTTCAGCACCTGCGCGAGGTCATACCCACCCACCACATCCCGCGCGGATCGGGTCCGGTGGCGCCACTGGCACCCGCCACCCAGCCCCTGGCGCCGGAGTCCGTCACCGTGCACCGCCTGGAGGGCCAGGCGTCGACGCTGGCCGAGGTGCTGGCCGACACCTGGACCGACGCCGTGGTGATCGTGCACGACGGCCGCATCGTGCTGGAGAGCTACGGCAACGGGATGACGGCGCAGACCCCCCACCTGTTGATGTCGGTGACGAAGTCGGTCGTCGGCTGTGTCACGGGGATCTTGGCCGATCAGGGGCTGCTGGACCCTGACGAGCAGGTGAGCACCTACGTGCCCGAGGTCGCGGGCTCCGGCTACGGCGGCGCGACGGTGCGCGATCTGCTCGACATGCGCACCGGGGTCGTGTTCAGCGAGGAGTACACCGACCCGCAGGCCGAGGTCCGGGTGATGGAGCGCTACATGGGCTGGCGGCCCGGAATCGACGGCGACGAGCTCGGCGGGATGTACAGCTATCTGGCGACCCTGGCTCTCGGTGGCGCGCACGGCGGGCCGTTCGTGTACCGATCGGCCGACACCGACATGCTGGGCTGGGTGTGTGAACGGGCCGCGGGCAGGCGGATGGCCGAGCTGATCTCGACGTTGATCTGGCAGCCGATGGGCGCCGAGTTCGACGCCGACATCACCTGCGACGCAGTCGGTTCGGCGATCCACGACGGCGGGATGTCGGCGCACGCCCGCGACCTCGCGCGGTTCGGACAGCTGCTCCTCGACGACGGTTTCGTGGCCGACGACGCCGTGGTGCCCAAGCAGTGGCTGACGCAGGCCAGGACCATCGACCCCGACGTCAGGGCGGCGTTCGTGTCCTCGGACTCCGAGCCCTTCCTCACGGGCGGCTGGTATCGCAACCAGTTCTGGTTCATACCCGGGGTGCTGGGGGATCTGCAGCTGTGCCTGGGGATTCACGGCCAGATGATCCTGGTGGACCGGGCCACCCGCACCGTATCGGTGAAGTTCTCGACGTGGCCGGCGGCTCAGAACCCGGTGTACCTGCTCGACACGATTCGGGCGTTCGTGGCCGCGGGACAACACGCTGCCGGCCTGGCCGAGCGTGCCCCCGCGCATCGGAAGGGCACGGGGCCGATCGGCGTGGTCGAGGGCCGCGAGCGCGGCCACAGCTGA
- a CDS encoding adenine phosphoribosyltransferase, with translation MEAEPVSDTREVGQVIASLLREVPDFPEPGVLFKDLTPVLADAGGLAAVSDAIADIARGADLVAGVDARGFLLGGAVAVSLGIGVLAVRKGGKLPPPVLSETYTLEYGTATLEVPADGVELAGRSIVVIDDVLATGGTLAATHQLLKAAGATVTGAVVMLELAALGGRAVLDPLPVTALYTV, from the coding sequence ATGGAAGCTGAGCCAGTGAGCGACACGCGCGAGGTCGGCCAGGTGATCGCGTCGCTGCTGCGCGAGGTGCCCGACTTCCCCGAACCGGGCGTCCTGTTCAAGGATCTGACGCCGGTGCTGGCCGACGCGGGCGGGCTGGCCGCGGTCAGCGACGCGATCGCCGACATCGCCCGCGGCGCCGACCTCGTCGCCGGGGTGGACGCCCGCGGATTCCTGCTCGGCGGTGCGGTCGCGGTCTCACTCGGCATCGGGGTGCTCGCGGTCCGCAAGGGCGGCAAGCTGCCGCCGCCGGTGCTCAGCGAGACCTACACGCTCGAATACGGCACGGCGACGCTGGAGGTCCCCGCCGACGGCGTGGAACTGGCCGGTCGCTCGATCGTGGTGATCGACGACGTGCTGGCCACCGGGGGAACACTGGCGGCCACCCATCAGTTGCTCAAGGCGGCGGGCGCGACGGTGACCGGTGCGGTGGTGATGCTGGAGTTGGCAGCACTCGGCGGGCGGGCGGTTCTGGATCCGCTGCCCGTCACCGCCTTGTACACCGTGTGA